Proteins co-encoded in one Leptospira yasudae genomic window:
- the metX gene encoding homoserine O-acetyltransferase MetX codes for MNESGSIGIVETKYAEFKELPLDNGSVLSPVVIAYETYGTLSPSKDNAILICHALSGDAHAAGFHTEAEKKPGWWDDYIGPGKSFDTNQYFIICSNVIGGCKGSSGPLSIHPETGTPYGSRFPFVSIQDMVRAQKRLVESLGIEKLLCVAGGSMGGMQALEWSIAYPDALSNCIVMASTAEHSAMQIAFNEVGRQAILSDPNWNNGLYDENSPRKGLALARMVGHITYLSDDKMREKFGRNPPRGNILTTDFAVGSYLIYQGESFVDRFDANSYIYVTKALDHYSLGKGKELTAALSPATCRFLIVSYSSDWLYPPAQSREIVKSLEAADKRVFYLELQSGEGHDSFLLKNPKQMEILKGFLENPN; via the coding sequence ATGAATGAATCCGGATCGATCGGAATTGTTGAAACCAAATACGCCGAGTTCAAAGAACTTCCTTTGGACAACGGTTCCGTTTTATCTCCGGTCGTAATCGCTTACGAAACCTACGGAACTCTTTCCCCTTCCAAAGACAACGCGATCCTCATCTGCCACGCCCTTTCGGGAGACGCACACGCCGCCGGGTTTCATACCGAAGCGGAGAAGAAACCGGGTTGGTGGGACGACTACATCGGTCCCGGTAAATCCTTCGACACCAATCAATACTTTATCATCTGTTCCAACGTGATCGGAGGCTGCAAAGGTTCCTCCGGTCCTCTTTCGATTCATCCGGAAACGGGAACTCCCTACGGCTCCCGGTTTCCGTTCGTTTCCATCCAAGACATGGTGCGTGCGCAGAAACGTCTGGTTGAATCTCTCGGAATCGAAAAACTTCTTTGTGTGGCCGGTGGTTCGATGGGTGGAATGCAGGCTCTTGAATGGAGCATCGCCTATCCCGACGCACTTTCGAACTGCATCGTGATGGCTTCCACCGCGGAACATTCCGCGATGCAGATCGCATTCAACGAAGTCGGAAGACAGGCGATTCTTTCCGATCCGAATTGGAACAACGGCCTCTACGACGAGAATTCCCCTCGGAAAGGTTTGGCCCTCGCGAGAATGGTCGGTCATATCACGTATCTTTCCGACGACAAGATGAGAGAGAAATTCGGCAGGAACCCTCCGCGCGGAAACATCTTAACGACCGACTTTGCGGTGGGAAGTTATCTCATCTATCAAGGTGAAAGTTTCGTGGATCGATTCGACGCGAATTCTTATATCTACGTAACCAAGGCGCTCGATCATTACAGTTTAGGCAAAGGCAAAGAATTGACCGCGGCCCTTTCACCCGCGACGTGTAGATTTTTGATCGTATCTTATAGTTCGGATTGGTTGTATCCGCCCGCACAATCGAGAGAGATCGTAAAGTCCTTGGAAGCGGCCGACAAACGAGTGTTTTATCTGGAACTTCAATCCGGAGAAGGTCACGATTCCTTTTTACTCAAGAATCCGAAACAAATGGAAATCCTCAAAGGATTTTTGGAAAACCCGAACTAG